A single Nicotiana tabacum cultivar K326 chromosome 5, ASM71507v2, whole genome shotgun sequence DNA region contains:
- the LOC107811772 gene encoding subtilisin-like protease SBT3.5: MATPHVSGIVALLKVAHPNRSPAAIKSALVTTAWNEDTYTTEIFSEGAGDKLADPFDFGGGICNPNRATDPGLVYDMDKDDYLNYLCSLGYSNDMVYDATTYLSSSKNSSAAGGVVCPKKVPPRLDLNLPSISIPNLKNSITVKRTVTNVGNVNSIYKVLVKPPRNTAIKVSPEVLKFNAKTKKISFEVKITSTHQSSTKFTFGSLAWSDGKHFVRIPIAVRKQIDA, encoded by the exons ATGGCAACCCCTCATGTCTCGGGAATTGTGGCACTCCTCAAAGTTGCACATCCTAATCGGTCTCCTGCAGCTATCAAATCCGCACTTGTGACTACTG CATGGAACGAGGACACATATACAACTGAAATCTTTTCAGAAGGAGCAGGAGACAAACTAGCTGATCCATTTGATTTCGGAGGTGGAATTTGTAATCCAAATAGAGCGACGGATCCTGGTTTAGTCTATGACATGGATAAAGATGATTATTTGAATTATCTTTGTAGCTTAGGCTATAGTAATGATATGGTTTATGATGCAACTACATATTTATCCTCTAGCAAAAATTCATCTGCAGCAGGAGGCGTTGTATGTCCGAAAAAAGTCCCCCCTAGGTTGGATTTGAATCTCCCTTCAATATCTATTCCAAACCTCAAGAACTCAATTACTGTCAAGAGAACTGTTACAAATGTTGGAAATGTCAACTCCATATACAAAGTATTAGTGAAACCTCCGAGAAATACTGCTATTAAAGTAAGTCCAGAAGTCTTGAAATTTAACGCCAAGACAAAGAAGATTTCTTTTGAGGTCAAAATCACATCTACTCACCAAAGTAGCACTAAATTTACCTTTGGAAGTTTGGCGTGGAGTGATGGCAAGCATTTTGTTAGAATTCCTATTGCAGTGAGAAAGCAAATAGATGcgtaa